In Nocardioides sp., the following proteins share a genomic window:
- a CDS encoding acyl-CoA thioesterase II, protein MSGSAAELLALLDLETLDTNLFRGRQPQTDRQRVFGGQVAAQALVAGVRTVDPAYTVHSLHSYFLRPGDHAVPIIYDVDPLRDGRSFATRRVVARQHGRPIYYQTANFQKVEVGLDHQEPMPDVRPPEQSVDISSLVRQRGPGEAAEFAREWGGLDVRYVGTSRLGLPEDPAHPARVQVWIRVNGDLGDDPLHHQAAFTYASDLTLLGASLVPHDLYISSPGVRAASLDHTIWFHRPFRPDRWWLYDQVSPTAVSGRGLALARVFSQDGILVATVAQEGLIRVVD, encoded by the coding sequence CCTCTTCCGCGGTCGGCAACCGCAGACCGACCGTCAGCGGGTCTTCGGTGGCCAGGTGGCCGCGCAGGCGCTGGTGGCGGGCGTACGCACGGTCGACCCGGCGTACACCGTCCACTCGCTGCACTCGTACTTCCTGCGCCCCGGCGACCACGCGGTGCCGATCATCTACGACGTGGACCCGTTGCGTGACGGGCGTTCGTTCGCCACCCGCCGCGTGGTGGCGCGCCAACACGGACGGCCGATCTATTACCAGACCGCCAACTTCCAAAAGGTCGAGGTAGGGCTCGACCACCAGGAGCCGATGCCGGACGTACGTCCGCCCGAACAGTCGGTCGACATCAGCAGTCTGGTGCGCCAACGCGGCCCGGGAGAGGCTGCGGAGTTCGCGCGCGAATGGGGCGGTCTCGACGTGCGCTACGTCGGCACCTCCAGACTCGGGCTGCCCGAGGACCCGGCACATCCCGCGCGGGTCCAGGTGTGGATCCGGGTCAATGGCGACCTGGGGGACGATCCGCTGCACCACCAGGCGGCGTTCACCTACGCCAGCGATCTCACCTTGCTGGGGGCGAGTCTGGTGCCGCACGACCTCTACATCTCGTCCCCGGGCGTGCGCGCCGCGTCGCTGGACCACACCATCTGGTTCCACCGTCCCTTCCGCCCCGACCGGTGGTGGCTCTACGACCAGGTCTCGCCGACTGCGGTCAGTGGGCGTGGTCTGGCGCTGGCCAGGGTGTTCAGCCAGGACGGGATCCTGGTCGCCACGGTCGCGCAAGAGGGCTTGATCCGAGTAGTCGACTAG
- a CDS encoding M23 family metallopeptidase produces MRERAWARRAWLGAVLALAASSWAMPQAVAGEIAAKRRIAGFYQMPFPCAESWTGSTRRGHSPSGWSIDWNRPGDVDDLVVASAPGTVRVANATSRRGYGYYVEISHAGGESTLYAHLNSVAVTAGQYVDQGTVLGTVGATGNATGAHLHYEQRTRAGVAPAVFAGRAFSYGSTQTSSNCVDVPFAANFEGSAAAEARVLPPQRPFPGAYECRQGALCLRRHR; encoded by the coding sequence ATGCGGGAGCGAGCGTGGGCTCGAAGGGCATGGCTCGGTGCGGTGCTGGCGCTGGCCGCATCCTCGTGGGCGATGCCGCAGGCGGTGGCAGGGGAGATCGCTGCCAAGAGGCGGATCGCGGGCTTCTATCAGATGCCGTTCCCGTGTGCGGAGTCGTGGACCGGCAGTACCCGGCGTGGTCATTCCCCCAGCGGATGGTCGATCGACTGGAACCGTCCCGGCGACGTCGACGACCTCGTGGTGGCATCGGCTCCCGGCACGGTCAGGGTCGCCAACGCCACCAGCCGCCGCGGATACGGCTACTACGTCGAGATCTCCCATGCGGGCGGAGAATCAACCCTGTACGCACACCTCAACTCCGTCGCCGTCACCGCGGGACAATATGTCGACCAAGGCACCGTCCTCGGCACGGTCGGAGCCACCGGCAACGCCACCGGCGCGCACCTGCACTATGAGCAGCGTACGAGAGCCGGCGTCGCCCCGGCCGTGTTCGCCGGGCGTGCTTTCAGCTATGGCAGCACCCAGACGTCCAGCAACTGCGTCGACGTCCCCTTCGCGGCCAACTTCGAGGGCAGCGCCGCCGCCGAGGCTCGGGTTCTTCCGCCGCAAAGGCCGTTTCCAGGTGCGTACGAGTGCCGGCAGGGTGCGCTATGTCTTCGGCGGCACCGGTGA
- a CDS encoding VCBS repeat-containing protein, with protein sequence MRTSAGRVRYVFGGTGDQPVVGDWDGDGLANVGVRRGVEGLFYLSTPQGGRVIPLGVPSDRPIAGDWNGDGRFDVGVHRGSTGQFFLRAEDGTLTTVSLGDADDMAVTGDWNGDGITDLGVFDPGTATFTLRLNHGGSDWFAYVSYGAAGDLPVVGDWDGNGVTDLGVWRPREARLHQRIAPSPRAPLRRERVLPLGEPRPTL encoded by the coding sequence GTGCGTACGAGTGCCGGCAGGGTGCGCTATGTCTTCGGCGGCACCGGTGACCAGCCCGTCGTGGGTGACTGGGACGGTGATGGCCTGGCCAACGTCGGAGTGCGAAGGGGAGTGGAGGGCCTGTTCTATCTCAGCACGCCGCAGGGCGGTCGGGTCATCCCTCTCGGAGTGCCCAGTGATCGACCGATCGCGGGCGATTGGAACGGCGACGGCCGCTTCGATGTGGGTGTGCACCGAGGCTCGACCGGCCAGTTCTTCCTGCGCGCCGAAGACGGCACCCTCACCACGGTGTCGCTCGGGGACGCCGATGACATGGCGGTGACCGGCGACTGGAACGGCGATGGCATCACCGATCTGGGGGTCTTCGACCCGGGCACAGCCACCTTCACGCTGCGGCTCAACCACGGGGGAAGTGACTGGTTCGCCTACGTCTCCTACGGTGCTGCGGGAGACCTGCCGGTCGTCGGGGACTGGGACGGAAACGGCGTCACCGACCTCGGTGTCTGGAGACCGCGAGAGGCCCGACTGCATCAGCGGATCGCGCCCTCTCCGCGCGCCCCGCTGCGGCGCGAGCGCGTACTCCCGCTCGGGGAGCCGCGCCCGACGCTATAA
- a CDS encoding MaoC/PaaZ C-terminal domain-containing protein, whose amino-acid sequence MTEPTVFEGGVSGLAGLLRAALPSLPLVNQLPGIRKTGDGPEGLAFTRPKVAVDPQHVAAYARVCEFPRKETLPLTYPHMLAFPLHMAIMTSPDFPYPAIGTVHLENSIKATRPIGLHERLNVTVRTGPERAHAKGRMVDFHASVQSEDETVWESTSTYLRLGRGDDSAPAGLAVPEAPEATIQWQLPADLGRSYAAVSGDHNPIHLYPLTAKALGFPRQIAHGMWSLARCVAAVENRLPDAVQVDVAFKKPILLPGTVGFGQRRDGADLAFALANPRDGAPHLVGIATPA is encoded by the coding sequence ATGACCGAACCCACCGTGTTCGAAGGCGGCGTGTCCGGGCTTGCCGGACTCCTCCGGGCGGCCCTGCCCTCACTGCCGCTGGTCAACCAACTGCCCGGGATCCGCAAGACCGGGGACGGCCCGGAGGGCTTGGCCTTCACGCGGCCCAAGGTCGCGGTCGATCCCCAGCACGTCGCGGCGTACGCCCGGGTGTGCGAGTTCCCTCGCAAGGAGACGCTGCCGCTGACCTATCCGCACATGCTGGCGTTCCCTCTGCACATGGCGATCATGACGAGCCCGGACTTCCCCTATCCGGCCATCGGCACGGTGCATCTGGAGAACTCCATCAAGGCGACGCGACCGATCGGCCTGCACGAGCGTCTCAACGTGACCGTCCGGACCGGCCCGGAGCGCGCTCACGCCAAGGGCCGGATGGTGGACTTCCACGCCAGCGTGCAGTCCGAGGACGAGACGGTGTGGGAGTCGACGTCGACCTATCTGCGCCTTGGTCGCGGCGACGATAGTGCCCCGGCGGGCCTGGCCGTGCCCGAGGCCCCCGAGGCCACGATCCAGTGGCAACTCCCGGCCGACCTCGGACGGTCGTACGCCGCGGTATCGGGTGATCACAACCCGATCCACCTCTATCCGCTCACCGCGAAGGCGCTGGGCTTCCCGCGTCAGATCGCCCACGGCATGTGGAGCCTGGCGCGCTGCGTGGCAGCCGTCGAGAACAGGCTGCCCGACGCGGTCCAGGTGGACGTGGCCTTCAAGAAGCCGATCCTGCTGCCCGGCACCGTCGGTTTCGGCCAGCGTCGCGACGGAGCCGATCTCGCGTTCGCCCTGGCCAACCCGAGGGACGGCGCACCGCATCTGGTCGGCATCGCGACCCCTGCGTGA
- a CDS encoding 3-oxoacyl-ACP reductase codes for MSDFYADFTGSALGKLLVKNLGLPNPMPLDRYTAGDPLVDGIVGLGGTGRLAESLPGLLDTLGIASDAAPHDALTADEPTKFKGLVFDATSFTSSGDLAGLRDFFTPLMRSLEPCSRLVVLGTPPELVAGSERIAQRALEGFTRSLGKEAGRGTTAQLVYVAPGAEGAATSTLAFLLSPKSAYVSGQVIRVGAQTPKAPTVADWHQPLAGKVALVTGASRGIGEQIARVLHRDGATVLGIDVPQAASELLDLMTELDGDHLTLDITAKDAPQRIAQHVKHKHGGVDVVVHNAGITRDKKLANMDEARWDSVIAVNLTAPELITRELLDQGLVNANGSIVGVASIAGIAGNVGQTNYAASKAGVIGLVDALAGDLADGITINAVAPGFIETKMTAAVPFATREVGRRLNAMSQGGQPVDVAETIAWYANPASSAVTGNVVRVCGQMMLGA; via the coding sequence ATGAGCGACTTCTACGCAGACTTCACCGGCTCGGCCCTCGGCAAGCTCCTCGTCAAGAACCTCGGCCTCCCCAACCCGATGCCACTGGATCGCTACACCGCGGGCGACCCGCTGGTCGACGGCATCGTCGGACTCGGTGGCACCGGCCGTCTGGCCGAGTCCCTGCCCGGGCTGCTCGACACCCTCGGCATCGCCTCGGACGCGGCGCCGCACGACGCGCTCACCGCTGACGAGCCCACCAAGTTCAAGGGCCTGGTCTTCGACGCCACGTCCTTCACCTCCAGCGGTGACCTCGCGGGCCTGCGCGACTTCTTCACGCCCCTGATGCGCAGCCTCGAACCGTGCTCACGCCTCGTCGTACTAGGCACCCCACCCGAGCTGGTCGCCGGTTCCGAGCGGATCGCCCAGCGCGCGCTCGAAGGCTTCACCCGCTCGCTGGGCAAGGAGGCCGGACGCGGCACCACGGCGCAGTTGGTCTACGTCGCGCCCGGCGCCGAGGGCGCCGCCACGAGCACGCTGGCGTTCTTGCTGTCCCCCAAGTCGGCGTACGTCTCCGGCCAGGTGATCCGGGTCGGCGCGCAGACCCCGAAGGCACCCACGGTCGCGGACTGGCACCAGCCGCTGGCCGGCAAGGTCGCCCTCGTGACGGGCGCCTCGCGCGGCATCGGCGAGCAGATCGCCCGAGTGCTGCACCGCGACGGCGCCACCGTGCTCGGCATCGACGTACCCCAGGCGGCCAGCGAGCTGCTCGACCTGATGACCGAACTCGACGGCGACCACCTCACGCTCGACATCACGGCGAAGGACGCGCCCCAGCGGATCGCTCAGCACGTGAAGCACAAGCACGGCGGGGTCGATGTCGTGGTACACAACGCGGGCATCACCCGCGACAAGAAGTTGGCCAACATGGACGAGGCGCGGTGGGACTCCGTGATCGCGGTCAACCTCACCGCGCCGGAACTGATCACCCGCGAACTCCTCGATCAGGGCCTCGTCAACGCCAACGGCTCGATTGTCGGTGTGGCCTCGATCGCTGGCATCGCGGGCAACGTGGGACAGACCAACTACGCCGCGTCCAAGGCCGGAGTGATCGGCCTGGTCGACGCGCTCGCCGGCGACCTCGCGGACGGGATCACGATCAACGCAGTCGCCCCGGGCTTCATCGAGACCAAGATGACCGCGGCTGTGCCCTTCGCCACCCGCGAGGTCGGGCGCCGCCTGAACGCGATGAGCCAGGGAGGTCAGCCTGTCGACGTCGCCGAGACGATCGCGTGGTACGCCAACCCGGCCTCCAGCGCAGTCACGGGCAACGTGGTGCGGGTGTGCGGCCAGATGATGCTGGGAGCGTGA
- a CDS encoding acetyl-CoA C-acetyltransferase produces the protein MESKTRRVAVLGGNRTPFARSNGAYADASNQEMLTAALDGLAARFDLAGERIGEVNAGAVLKHARDFNLTRESVLGSRLSPETPAVDIQQACGTGLQATIQIANKIALGVIDSGIAGGTDTTSDAPVAISDRLRKKLMKVNTARDTAARLKALGNIRPGDIGLEIPQNGEPRTKLSMGEHAALTALLWQVGREEQDELAATSHQRLAASYEAGFHDDLITPFRGLERDNNLRPDSTAEALSKLKPVFGKGSAATMTAGNSTPLTDGASTVLLGSEDWAKERGIEPLAYFVDGETAAVDYVHGDEGLLMAPAYAVPRMLARNGLSLQDFDYYEIHEAFASQVLSTLKAWEDPVFCQERLGLDSPLGAVDRSKLNVCGSSLAAGHPFAATGGRIVAVLAKLLAERGSGRGLISVCAAGGQGVVAILER, from the coding sequence ATGGAATCCAAGACCCGACGCGTGGCCGTCCTCGGCGGCAACCGCACCCCCTTCGCCCGCTCCAACGGCGCCTATGCCGACGCTTCGAACCAGGAGATGCTTACCGCGGCCCTCGACGGCCTCGCGGCTCGTTTCGACCTGGCCGGTGAGCGGATCGGCGAGGTCAACGCGGGCGCGGTGCTCAAGCACGCGCGCGACTTCAACCTCACGCGTGAGTCCGTTCTCGGCTCTCGGCTCAGCCCCGAGACCCCGGCGGTCGATATCCAACAGGCTTGCGGGACCGGGTTGCAGGCGACCATCCAGATCGCCAACAAGATCGCGCTCGGCGTGATCGACTCCGGGATCGCCGGCGGCACCGACACGACCTCCGACGCCCCCGTCGCGATCAGCGACCGGCTGCGCAAGAAGCTGATGAAGGTCAACACCGCACGCGACACCGCCGCACGCCTGAAGGCACTGGGCAACATCCGGCCCGGCGACATCGGCCTGGAGATCCCGCAGAACGGGGAACCGCGTACGAAACTCTCCATGGGTGAGCACGCCGCCCTCACCGCACTGCTGTGGCAGGTCGGTCGAGAAGAGCAGGACGAACTCGCCGCGACGTCGCACCAGAGGCTCGCCGCCTCGTACGAAGCGGGTTTCCACGACGACCTGATCACCCCCTTCCGCGGTCTGGAGCGCGACAACAACCTGCGCCCCGATTCGACCGCAGAGGCGCTGTCGAAGTTGAAGCCGGTCTTCGGCAAGGGCTCGGCGGCGACGATGACCGCCGGCAACTCCACGCCGCTGACCGACGGCGCCTCCACCGTCCTCCTCGGGTCCGAGGACTGGGCCAAGGAGCGCGGCATCGAGCCGCTGGCGTACTTCGTCGACGGCGAGACGGCTGCAGTCGACTACGTCCACGGCGACGAGGGCCTGCTGATGGCCCCGGCGTACGCGGTGCCGCGGATGCTGGCTCGCAACGGGCTGTCGCTGCAGGACTTCGACTACTACGAGATCCACGAGGCATTCGCCTCGCAGGTGCTCTCCACGCTCAAGGCCTGGGAGGACCCGGTGTTCTGCCAGGAGCGCCTGGGCCTGGATTCACCCTTGGGCGCCGTCGACCGATCCAAGCTCAACGTCTGCGGTTCGTCGCTGGCGGCGGGGCACCCGTTCGCCGCCACCGGCGGTCGCATCGTTGCGGTGCTCGCCAAACTGCTCGCCGAACGCGGCTCCGGTCGCGGCCTGATCTCGGTCTGTGCGGCCGGCGGCCAGGGCGTCGTCGCCATCCTCGAGCGCTGA
- a CDS encoding IS3 family transposase (programmed frameshift), which produces MARPSRYPTELRERAVRMVMESRRDYPHESAVIRSVAAKLGITSTESLRKWLRQAEIDGGVRVGKSSEEIAEIKALKKEVAELRRANEILKSASGFLRGGARPPQQVLIDYIEDHKVEFGVEPICRVLSEHGIKIAPSTYYEARSRRPSKQQIRDAELVEIMVAERNRQKLVARFGARKMWLHLRGRGHDVARCTVERLYREQRWVGALRLKKFRTTIGDPAAERPLDLVDRQFWASRPNQLWVADFTYVATWSGTVYVAFIFDVFSRRIVGWRAATRMTTDLVLDTLEHAIWTRQQAGVTDLSGLIHHTDAGSQYVSFAFTQRLVDEGVDPSVGSVGDAYDNALAESQIGLYKAELIRPEGPWRGVEHVELETLNWVDFFNNERPHEALSDLTPMAAEELHYAARNELTPTG; this is translated from the exons ATGGCACGTCCCTCGAGGTACCCGACCGAGCTGCGTGAGCGCGCAGTGCGGATGGTGATGGAGTCCAGGCGGGACTATCCGCACGAGTCCGCCGTGATCAGGTCGGTCGCGGCGAAGCTGGGCATCACCTCTACTGAATCGCTGCGTAAGTGGCTGCGGCAGGCCGAGATCGACGGCGGTGTCCGCGTCGGCAAGTCCAGCGAGGAGATCGCTGAGATCAAGGCGTTGAAGAAAGAGGTCGCCGAACTGCGGCGGGCGAACGAGATCTTGAAGAGCGCTTCGG GCTTTCTTCGCGGCGGAGCTCGACCGCCCCAACAGGTTCTGATCGACTACATCGAGGACCACAAGGTGGAGTTCGGGGTCGAGCCGATCTGCCGCGTGCTCAGTGAGCACGGGATCAAGATCGCTCCGTCCACCTACTACGAGGCTCGCTCACGCCGGCCTTCCAAGCAGCAGATCCGCGACGCGGAGCTGGTCGAGATCATGGTCGCCGAGCGCAACCGGCAGAAGCTGGTCGCGCGGTTTGGTGCACGCAAGATGTGGCTGCACCTGCGCGGACGGGGCCATGACGTCGCTCGATGCACCGTCGAGCGGCTCTACCGTGAACAACGCTGGGTCGGGGCGCTACGTCTGAAGAAGTTCCGGACCACCATCGGCGACCCGGCCGCCGAGCGACCACTGGACCTGGTCGATCGGCAGTTCTGGGCGAGCAGGCCCAACCAGCTATGGGTCGCCGACTTCACATATGTCGCGACCTGGTCAGGCACTGTCTACGTCGCCTTCATCTTCGACGTCTTCAGCCGTCGGATCGTGGGCTGGCGGGCCGCCACGCGGATGACGACCGACCTGGTGCTCGACACCCTTGAGCATGCGATCTGGACCCGCCAGCAGGCCGGTGTCACCGACCTTTCCGGCCTCATCCATCACACCGATGCAGGGTCTCAATACGTCAGCTTTGCCTTCACCCAGCGCCTCGTCGACGAGGGGGTCGACCCCTCAGTCGGGTCTGTTGGCGATGCCTATGACAACGCCCTCGCCGAGTCCCAGATCGGGCTCTACAAAGCCGAACTCATACGTCCTGAAGGTCCCTGGCGCGGCGTCGAACACGTCGAACTAGAGACCCTGAACTGGGTCGACTTCTTCAACAACGAGCGCCCTCACGAGGCGCTCTCCGACCTCACGCCCATGGCGGCCGAGGAACTGCACTACGCTGCAAGAAACGAGCTCACGCCAACCGGCTGA
- a CDS encoding helix-turn-helix domain-containing protein: MPPPTDGRRVAAATRRKERERALLDATRRLFDQRGMGEAQIEDIANEVGINRALVYRHFTGKEELFEPPRRVRRLGLVAQPVGVSSFLAA; encoded by the coding sequence ATGCCTCCTCCTACTGATGGTCGAAGAGTCGCTGCGGCGACCCGACGCAAGGAGCGCGAACGCGCGCTACTCGATGCGACTCGCCGCCTTTTCGACCAACGTGGCATGGGTGAGGCTCAGATCGAGGACATCGCCAACGAGGTCGGCATCAACCGCGCCCTGGTCTATCGCCACTTCACCGGCAAGGAAGAACTCTTTGAACCGCCCCGGCGAGTCCGGAGGCTGGGTTTGGTGGCTCAGCCGGTTGGCGTGAGCTCGTTTCTTGCAGCGTAG
- a CDS encoding ATP-dependent DNA ligase, translating into MLLSRVVDTSAALAATRSRKEKAALIADTLRASAPTEIAVVASFLAGSLRQRRTGVGWRGASLEAPAAVEPSLTVSAVHEAFDSIAQLSGPGSQRARNDAMAALFGAATVDEQSWLRGVITGAVRQGALDSLVQEGLAQALTIPLALVRRAAMLAGGTVEIAQAAATGGAAALEQIGLSVGTPVLPMLASAASDVSTAMAKAGGGEVAIDVKLDGIRVQVHKDGDDVLVATRSLDDITARVPEVVAAVRSLAPHRLILDGEALALTDQGRPRPFQETAALSAQASATPGEHALLPYFFDLLHVDGTDLLDEPASVRAAALADVVPEPLRVPRLVTADPVAAEEFAAAALRDGHEGVVVKNLNAPYAASRRGAAWVKVKPVHTFDLVVLAVEWGSGRRTGLLSNIHLGARDPHSASGFATVGKTFKGMTDEMLAWQTERFTELALDPGAMHDSYVVHVRPEQVVEIALDGIQTSTRYPGGIALRFARVVGYRYDKSADEADTLAEVKAHFS; encoded by the coding sequence GTGCTGCTCTCCCGAGTCGTCGACACCAGCGCCGCGCTGGCGGCGACCCGATCACGCAAGGAGAAGGCCGCGCTGATCGCCGACACGTTGCGCGCCTCGGCACCGACGGAGATCGCGGTCGTGGCGTCCTTCCTGGCGGGCTCGCTGCGCCAGCGTCGTACGGGTGTCGGCTGGCGCGGCGCCAGCCTGGAAGCACCTGCGGCGGTCGAGCCCAGCCTCACGGTGTCGGCCGTACACGAGGCGTTCGACTCGATCGCGCAGCTCAGCGGGCCGGGCTCACAGCGTGCTCGAAACGACGCGATGGCCGCCCTCTTCGGTGCCGCGACCGTCGACGAACAGTCCTGGTTGCGCGGGGTCATTACCGGGGCCGTCCGCCAAGGTGCGCTGGATTCGTTGGTCCAGGAGGGGCTCGCGCAGGCGCTGACGATCCCGTTGGCTCTCGTCCGACGGGCCGCCATGCTCGCGGGCGGCACCGTCGAGATCGCGCAGGCTGCTGCCACGGGAGGCGCGGCGGCTCTGGAGCAGATCGGCTTGTCGGTCGGCACTCCGGTCCTGCCGATGTTGGCCTCGGCGGCCTCCGACGTCTCGACCGCGATGGCCAAGGCCGGCGGCGGTGAGGTCGCGATCGACGTCAAGCTCGACGGCATCCGCGTGCAGGTGCACAAGGACGGTGATGACGTGCTCGTCGCCACCCGCAGCCTCGATGACATCACCGCGCGGGTGCCGGAGGTGGTGGCCGCCGTACGCTCGCTAGCCCCTCACCGACTGATCCTCGACGGCGAGGCGCTCGCGCTGACCGATCAGGGGCGTCCCCGTCCCTTCCAGGAGACCGCGGCACTCTCAGCCCAGGCGAGCGCGACACCTGGCGAGCACGCGCTGCTCCCCTACTTCTTCGACCTCCTGCACGTGGACGGCACCGACCTGCTCGACGAGCCCGCGAGCGTACGCGCTGCCGCGTTGGCCGATGTGGTGCCCGAGCCGCTGCGCGTACCCAGACTCGTCACGGCGGATCCGGTCGCTGCCGAGGAGTTCGCGGCGGCGGCACTGCGCGACGGTCACGAGGGTGTCGTCGTGAAGAACCTGAACGCGCCCTACGCCGCCAGTCGCCGCGGCGCCGCCTGGGTCAAGGTCAAACCGGTGCACACCTTCGACCTGGTCGTGCTGGCGGTCGAATGGGGCAGTGGTCGGCGCACGGGCCTGCTCTCCAACATCCACCTCGGAGCCCGCGATCCACACTCGGCGAGTGGCTTTGCGACGGTCGGAAAGACGTTCAAGGGCATGACCGACGAGATGCTGGCGTGGCAGACCGAGCGGTTCACCGAGCTGGCACTCGACCCCGGGGCCATGCACGACAGTTATGTGGTGCACGTGCGTCCGGAGCAGGTGGTCGAGATCGCCCTGGACGGGATCCAGACCTCGACGCGCTACCCCGGCGGCATCGCGTTGCGGTTCGCGCGCGTCGTGGGCTACCGGTATGACAAGAGCGCGGACGAGGCCGACACCCTGGCTGAAGTGAAGGCGCACTTCTCCTGA
- a CDS encoding enoyl-CoA hydratase/isomerase family protein — MTDDTELKVEIRDGVATLWLNRPAKRNAVTNAMWRGIGDIAHDLADNDAVRVLVLRGVGDHFCAGADIGGLGEMSLREYHVANRHADEGLATFPKPTVAYITGSCIGGGAELASCCDLRIAAEGSVFGITPARLGILYPAYALERVTRLIGPSAAKHLLFTGEIIEATRALRIGLIDELLPADAAQARLDELLATLTQRSLLTQVGSKAQIEAIGAYGAVPEALNEHWHHVLESSADPAEGRQAFLEKRSPDFRWLP, encoded by the coding sequence GTGACCGATGACACCGAACTCAAAGTTGAGATCCGCGACGGGGTGGCCACGCTCTGGCTCAATCGCCCGGCAAAACGCAATGCCGTCACCAACGCGATGTGGCGTGGGATCGGGGACATCGCCCACGACCTCGCCGACAACGATGCCGTACGCGTGCTGGTCTTGCGAGGAGTCGGTGATCACTTCTGCGCCGGTGCCGACATCGGCGGCCTGGGCGAGATGTCGCTGCGGGAGTACCACGTGGCGAACCGGCACGCCGACGAAGGGCTGGCGACCTTCCCCAAACCCACGGTCGCCTACATCACCGGCTCCTGCATCGGCGGCGGCGCCGAACTGGCAAGCTGCTGCGACCTGCGGATCGCCGCGGAGGGCTCGGTCTTCGGGATCACTCCGGCACGACTGGGCATCCTCTACCCGGCGTACGCTTTGGAGCGGGTGACCCGACTCATCGGCCCGTCTGCGGCCAAACATCTGCTGTTCACCGGTGAGATCATCGAGGCCACCCGCGCCCTCCGGATCGGCCTGATCGACGAACTGCTCCCGGCCGACGCTGCCCAGGCGCGCCTCGACGAACTCCTCGCCACATTGACCCAACGCTCCCTGCTCACCCAAGTCGGCTCGAAGGCACAGATCGAGGCCATCGGGGCGTACGGGGCGGTGCCCGAGGCACTCAACGAGCACTGGCATCACGTCTTGGAGTCCAGTGCCGACCCGGCGGAAGGGCGCCAGGCGTTCCTGGAGAAACGTAGTCCCGACTTCCGCTGGTTGCCCTGA
- the kynA gene encoding tryptophan 2,3-dioxygenase, whose protein sequence is MADEKSKRDLEEGIQRDFTASMSYGDYLCLDRLLSAQHPQSDPPLHDELLFIIQHQTSELWLKLMVHEIRSARALIAIDEFSPALKRLARVKHIQHSLTDQWSVLATMTPSEYAELRPFLATSSGFQSAQYREVEFLLGNKNADMVKVFAHEPDNQHRLATLLHEPSLYDEFLAYLSRRGYAIPSAVLKRDFSQPYTCNPDLVDVFASVYAEPAQHWGVYETCEELVDVEDNFQQWRFRHLQVVQRTIGYKTGTGGSSGVDFLRRALDLTFFPELFEVRTQIGR, encoded by the coding sequence GTGGCGGACGAGAAGAGCAAGCGCGACCTCGAAGAGGGCATCCAACGCGACTTCACCGCGTCGATGTCGTACGGCGACTACCTGTGCCTGGACCGGCTGCTGTCGGCCCAGCACCCCCAATCCGATCCCCCACTGCACGACGAGTTGCTCTTCATCATCCAGCATCAGACCTCCGAGCTCTGGCTCAAACTGATGGTCCACGAGATCCGTTCGGCGCGTGCATTGATCGCCATCGACGAGTTCTCGCCGGCCCTCAAACGGCTGGCCCGGGTCAAGCACATTCAGCACTCGCTGACCGACCAGTGGTCGGTGCTGGCGACGATGACACCCTCGGAGTACGCCGAACTTCGCCCGTTCCTGGCGACCTCGTCCGGTTTCCAGTCCGCCCAATATCGCGAGGTCGAGTTCCTGCTCGGCAACAAGAACGCCGACATGGTTAAGGTGTTCGCCCACGAGCCCGACAACCAGCATCGTCTGGCCACCTTGTTGCACGAACCTTCGCTCTACGACGAGTTCCTCGCCTATCTGTCCCGGCGCGGGTATGCCATCCCGTCGGCGGTACTGAAGCGCGACTTCAGCCAGCCGTACACCTGCAACCCCGACCTGGTCGACGTCTTCGCCTCGGTCTACGCCGAGCCTGCCCAGCACTGGGGCGTCTACGAGACGTGCGAGGAGCTCGTCGACGTGGAGGACAACTTCCAGCAGTGGCGCTTCCGGCACCTGCAGGTCGTCCAGCGCACGATCGGTTACAAGACGGGGACGGGCGGCTCAAGCGGGGTCGACTTCTTGCGTCGTGCCCTCGACCTGACCTTCTTCCCCGAGTTGTTCGAGGTACGCACCCAGATCGGCCGTTGA